One genomic region from Terriglobus aquaticus encodes:
- a CDS encoding lysophospholipid acyltransferase family protein → MGSAVAIPIAAANLHLPSRLRSSNRIHLLRPLSYAAAASIRSDMVPRANGVPVNIDRLSGAELTQLVPISTWRLRLFHVIAHRRLSNSFRALRLANQHRAPLSIEEPLVVALNHPSWWDPLVGFALSRWLLPGRRFYAPIDAEALQRYGIFRRLGLFPVAMHSARGAAQFLRAGGEVLDRGYILAVTPQGHFTDVRERPVVFRPGLASLLHRRSAQGKRTTVLPLALEYTFWDQRLPEALVNCGTPLSFGSAPEGIAGPSQRDIHTALERAMEQTQDELRALAMRRDPAAFRSLLEGRRGSAGWYGWIERLRSVAKGRRGRGDHTASAIAAANTHTAPPKP, encoded by the coding sequence ATGGGATCGGCGGTGGCGATCCCAATTGCTGCTGCCAATCTGCACCTGCCTTCACGCCTCCGATCATCCAATCGGATCCATTTGCTGCGGCCGCTCTCCTACGCCGCGGCTGCTAGCATTCGCTCAGATATGGTGCCACGAGCGAACGGCGTGCCAGTAAACATAGATCGTCTTTCGGGCGCCGAGTTGACCCAACTCGTTCCAATTTCAACGTGGCGTTTACGTCTTTTTCATGTCATCGCACACAGACGCCTTTCCAATTCGTTTCGTGCACTTCGACTGGCGAACCAACACCGTGCGCCGCTCTCTATAGAAGAACCGCTGGTCGTGGCACTGAACCATCCGTCCTGGTGGGATCCTTTGGTTGGCTTTGCACTCAGCCGGTGGCTGCTGCCGGGGCGCCGCTTCTATGCGCCGATCGACGCAGAGGCGTTGCAGCGCTACGGCATCTTTCGCCGGCTGGGTTTGTTTCCGGTGGCCATGCATTCCGCGCGTGGCGCGGCGCAGTTTCTGCGCGCCGGGGGCGAGGTGCTGGACCGCGGATACATTCTGGCGGTAACACCGCAGGGCCACTTCACCGACGTGCGTGAGCGCCCGGTCGTCTTCCGGCCCGGTCTCGCATCGTTGCTGCACCGCAGATCCGCGCAGGGCAAGCGCACCACGGTGCTGCCGCTGGCACTGGAATACACGTTCTGGGATCAGCGGCTGCCGGAGGCGCTGGTGAACTGCGGTACGCCGCTTTCGTTCGGGAGCGCGCCGGAGGGGATTGCTGGTCCATCGCAGCGCGATATTCACACGGCGCTGGAGCGTGCCATGGAGCAGACGCAGGACGAGCTCCGGGCCCTGGCGATGCGGCGCGATCCCGCCGCGTTCCGGTCCTTGCTGGAGGGCAGGCGAGGAAGCGCAGGCTGGTATGGCTGGATTGAGCGCTTGCGGTCCGTGGCGAAGGGACGCCGCGGGCGGGGCGACCACACGGCCAGCGCGATCGCTGCGGCAAACACCCACACGGCGCCGCCGAAACCTTGA
- a CDS encoding inorganic diphosphatase, with the protein MSTPRNSLANLSKLEPYQDETLQVVIETPKGSRNKYAFDGDRLCFQLKKTLPAGMVFPYDFGFVPSTEASDGDELDVLVLMDEPAFVGCVLGVRLIGVITGEDQLPEGETQRNDRLLAVAEASDLYAGIQHVNDLPEPLMRHMEEFFQNYPRVLSQKEFKLLGTEGPEVAQKLIEEARANVK; encoded by the coding sequence ATGAGCACGCCCCGGAACTCCCTCGCCAACCTGTCCAAGCTGGAGCCGTATCAGGACGAGACGCTGCAAGTCGTCATTGAAACGCCCAAGGGCAGCCGCAACAAATACGCCTTTGACGGCGACCGGCTCTGCTTTCAGCTGAAGAAGACGCTGCCGGCCGGCATGGTGTTTCCGTATGACTTCGGCTTTGTGCCCAGCACGGAGGCCTCGGACGGTGACGAGCTTGACGTGCTGGTGCTGATGGATGAGCCTGCTTTTGTCGGCTGCGTTCTGGGAGTTCGCCTGATTGGCGTCATCACGGGCGAAGACCAGCTCCCAGAGGGCGAGACACAGCGCAACGACCGGCTGCTCGCCGTCGCCGAAGCCAGCGACCTGTACGCCGGGATCCAGCACGTGAACGATCTGCCCGAACCGCTGATGCGCCACATGGAGGAGTTCTTCCAGAACTACCCACGGGTGCTGAGCCAGAAAGAGTTCAAGCTGCTGGGCACCGAGGGCCCGGAAGTGGCGCAGAAGCTGATCGAGGAAGCTCGGGCGAACGTCAAGTAG
- the rmuC gene encoding DNA recombination protein RmuC — protein sequence MLLLIAVLQVVGIVLALLLFTRKSAAPVLDPRLSQLPDAFVSLQARMQSADELNRAALAELRREHAETAQRNQAAAVESARHLREEVHARIEALGSALAEGLNSFRHDNASGADRLREQVHTNLREIDTRLQAFIRDTATAHTTAQDVLHGKLNDLGAKNQQSHDALRESVQARLIELGAKNLQSHEALREGVQSKLAGLGEEQRQHQERLRDAVQQRLDKLNQDNAQKLDQMRATVDEKLQSTLNERLTSSFGQVTTHLGEVQKGLGEMREFANGVSDLKKVFTNVKARGIVGEFQLGQQLEQMFSREQYEKNVAVKPNSGERVEYALKVPRGGANGNGNGDTVLFPIDSKFPREDWERLEDAYEHGGSEEIAKAGAAFERSIRAEGKRICEKYINEPVTLPHAIMFLPTEGLYAEVMRRPGLQQDLQHQCNVTIAGPSTLMAILTSFRMGFHTIAMERKGHEIEKVLGAVKTEFGKFGDLIGKVETQVGTVQTTLGKIRSKTTTISRSLRGVTELPASEGNGALLAFEEFAGSVPQLAAGEDE from the coding sequence ATGCTGTTGCTCATCGCCGTCTTGCAGGTTGTCGGAATCGTTCTGGCGCTGCTGCTGTTCACTCGCAAGTCAGCCGCCCCGGTGCTGGATCCGCGGCTGTCGCAACTGCCGGATGCATTCGTTTCGCTGCAGGCCCGCATGCAGTCAGCGGACGAGCTGAATCGCGCCGCGTTGGCAGAGTTGCGGCGCGAGCACGCGGAGACGGCGCAACGCAACCAGGCAGCGGCGGTAGAGTCCGCGCGGCACCTGCGCGAAGAGGTGCACGCGCGCATCGAGGCGCTCGGATCCGCACTCGCCGAGGGGCTGAACAGCTTCCGCCACGACAACGCGAGCGGTGCCGACAGACTCCGCGAGCAGGTCCACACCAACCTGCGCGAGATCGATACACGGCTGCAGGCGTTCATCCGCGACACCGCAACCGCGCACACCACGGCGCAGGATGTGCTGCATGGCAAGCTGAATGACCTGGGCGCGAAAAATCAGCAGAGCCATGACGCTCTGCGTGAGAGTGTGCAGGCGAGGCTGATCGAGCTCGGCGCCAAAAATCTGCAGAGCCACGAAGCCCTCCGTGAGGGCGTCCAGAGCAAACTGGCCGGCCTGGGCGAAGAGCAGCGGCAGCATCAGGAGCGCCTCCGCGATGCAGTGCAGCAGCGCTTGGACAAGCTGAACCAGGACAACGCGCAAAAGCTCGACCAGATGCGCGCCACCGTGGATGAGAAGCTGCAGTCCACCCTGAACGAGCGGCTGACCAGCAGCTTCGGGCAAGTAACGACTCACCTTGGCGAGGTGCAAAAAGGCCTGGGCGAGATGCGCGAGTTTGCCAATGGCGTGAGCGACCTGAAGAAGGTGTTCACCAACGTGAAGGCGCGCGGCATCGTCGGCGAGTTCCAGCTCGGACAGCAGTTGGAGCAGATGTTCTCGCGCGAGCAGTACGAAAAGAACGTGGCGGTGAAGCCGAACAGCGGCGAGCGCGTGGAGTATGCGCTGAAAGTGCCGCGCGGCGGCGCGAATGGCAACGGCAACGGCGACACCGTCCTGTTCCCCATCGACTCCAAGTTCCCGCGCGAAGATTGGGAGCGCCTGGAGGACGCCTACGAGCACGGCGGCTCCGAGGAGATTGCGAAGGCGGGCGCGGCGTTTGAGCGCTCAATCCGGGCCGAAGGCAAGCGCATTTGTGAGAAGTACATCAACGAACCGGTCACGCTGCCGCACGCCATCATGTTTCTGCCGACGGAGGGCCTCTACGCCGAGGTGATGCGCCGGCCCGGCCTGCAGCAGGATTTGCAACATCAGTGCAATGTGACGATCGCAGGGCCGTCCACGCTCATGGCGATTCTGACCAGCTTCCGCATGGGTTTCCACACCATTGCGATGGAGCGCAAAGGCCACGAGATCGAAAAGGTGCTGGGCGCGGTCAAGACCGAGTTCGGCAAGTTCGGCGACCTGATCGGCAAGGTAGAGACGCAGGTGGGCACGGTGCAGACCACGCTCGGCAAAATCCGCAGCAAGACCACCACCATCTCTCGGTCCCTGCGCGGCGTCACCGAGCTGCCCGCCAGCGAAGGCAACGGCGCGCTGCTTGCCTTTGAAGAGTTCGCCGGCTCCGTGCCGCAGTTGGCCGCTGGCGAAGACGAATAA
- a CDS encoding glycoside hydrolase family 3 C-terminal domain-containing protein: MTFRPSALALAAISIAALPLAAQQRPWLNPQLPAAERAHLLVEAMTVDERAQQLQDYAPAIPRLGIPDYQTWNEALHGVARAGYATVFPQAIGMAATWDPSLIQKEGDVISTEARGKFNGAVRDGNRRMFFGLTFWSPNINIFRDPRWGRGQETYGEDPFLTGQIAGGFIRGVQGPDPAHPKAVATSKHFAVHSGPESQRHSFNVDPSRRDLEETYLPAFRSTVVEAHVKSLMCAYNAIDGHAACDNTMLLKDHLRDAWGFKGFVVSDCGAIDDVLNGHHDAKDIVHASAISLAAGTDLSCSVRSPEFNQLAKAVQQNLITEQQLNQAAERLYTARFELGLYDGGKNPLDQISPDVAGDAQNGEMAEKVAEASLVLLENKNNALPLTGKAKSIAVVGPTADLLVALEGNYNGQARQYVSPLDGMQKLPGKTVHYAQGSTLADGVVVPVPRTAMPGGLQMQVFASTDWTGQPASTTTVPNIQNDWDYVPMVPGSKSPDYSVRWSGKLQMPAAGTYKLTIDGPSSFPHSPKETYRFLLDGKVVSEGSLRKPRNAAYKMPEGVPNTAPEPMEEPNPAKFSITVNDGKPHDLVVEYSHSADPSGGGIVLSWEPPTQPLLDEAVAAAKQSDVVVAFTGLSPELEGEEMPVHVEGFSGGDRTSIDLPKAQERLLEAVAATGKPVIVVNLSGSAIALTCAKQHAAAVVQAWYPGQAGGTAIARVLSGQASPAGRLPVTFYASTGDLPAFTDYSMKNRTYRYYTGTPLWGFGYGQSYTTFQYGTPKLSDATLAAGKPLTVTVPVKNTGRMASDEVVEAYLKTPQPDGPARSLVGFNRVHLNPGESRDVTLTIGERSLSSVTDAGDHVILPGHYELSVGSTQPGPGSNAVTASFDVQGTTTLPK; this comes from the coding sequence GTGACGTTTCGCCCCTCTGCTCTCGCGCTTGCCGCTATTTCCATCGCCGCTCTTCCGTTGGCTGCGCAACAACGCCCCTGGCTGAATCCGCAACTGCCCGCAGCCGAGCGTGCCCACCTGCTGGTAGAGGCCATGACGGTGGATGAACGCGCGCAGCAGTTGCAGGACTATGCACCCGCGATCCCGCGGCTCGGCATTCCCGACTACCAGACGTGGAACGAAGCCCTGCACGGCGTAGCGCGAGCCGGCTACGCAACCGTGTTCCCGCAGGCCATCGGCATGGCGGCCACCTGGGACCCGTCGCTGATCCAGAAGGAAGGCGATGTTATCTCCACCGAGGCGCGCGGCAAGTTCAACGGCGCCGTGCGCGACGGCAACCGCCGCATGTTCTTCGGGCTCACCTTCTGGTCGCCCAACATTAATATCTTTCGCGACCCGCGCTGGGGCCGCGGCCAGGAGACTTACGGCGAAGACCCCTTTCTGACTGGGCAGATTGCCGGCGGCTTCATTCGCGGCGTGCAGGGACCTGACCCCGCGCACCCCAAAGCCGTGGCCACCAGCAAGCACTTCGCCGTACACAGCGGACCGGAGTCGCAGCGCCACAGCTTCAACGTGGACCCGTCCAGGCGCGACCTGGAGGAGACATACCTGCCGGCCTTCCGCTCCACCGTGGTCGAAGCGCACGTGAAGTCGCTGATGTGCGCCTACAACGCCATCGACGGCCACGCCGCCTGCGACAACACCATGCTGCTGAAGGACCACCTGCGCGACGCTTGGGGCTTCAAAGGCTTTGTCGTCAGCGACTGCGGCGCGATCGACGACGTGTTGAACGGCCATCACGACGCCAAGGACATTGTGCACGCCTCGGCGATTTCGCTGGCGGCGGGCACCGACCTGTCGTGCTCGGTGCGCTCGCCAGAGTTCAACCAGCTTGCCAAGGCCGTGCAGCAGAACCTGATCACGGAACAGCAATTGAACCAGGCAGCCGAACGGCTCTACACCGCACGCTTTGAGCTGGGGCTGTACGACGGCGGGAAGAACCCGCTGGACCAGATCTCGCCTGATGTTGCCGGAGACGCGCAGAACGGTGAGATGGCCGAGAAGGTAGCAGAGGCCTCGCTGGTGCTGCTGGAGAACAAGAACAACGCCCTGCCGCTAACGGGCAAGGCGAAGTCGATCGCGGTGGTCGGACCAACGGCCGACCTGCTGGTTGCGCTGGAAGGCAACTACAACGGCCAGGCGCGCCAGTATGTTTCGCCGCTGGATGGCATGCAGAAGCTGCCAGGCAAGACCGTGCACTACGCGCAGGGTTCAACGCTGGCGGATGGCGTGGTCGTGCCGGTGCCGCGCACGGCGATGCCCGGCGGTCTGCAGATGCAGGTGTTCGCCTCAACCGATTGGACTGGACAGCCCGCTTCGACCACCACGGTTCCGAACATCCAGAACGACTGGGATTACGTGCCGATGGTTCCGGGATCGAAGTCGCCTGACTACTCCGTGCGCTGGTCCGGCAAGCTGCAGATGCCCGCGGCCGGCACGTACAAGCTGACCATCGACGGTCCGTCGAGCTTCCCGCACTCGCCCAAGGAGACCTACCGCTTCCTGCTGGACGGCAAGGTGGTGAGCGAGGGCAGCCTGCGCAAGCCGCGCAACGCGGCCTACAAGATGCCCGAAGGCGTGCCGAACACCGCGCCCGAGCCGATGGAGGAGCCGAACCCGGCCAAGTTCAGCATCACGGTGAACGACGGCAAGCCTCACGACCTGGTCGTGGAATACAGCCACTCCGCCGACCCTTCCGGTGGCGGCATCGTGCTGAGCTGGGAGCCGCCCACGCAGCCGCTGCTGGATGAGGCCGTGGCCGCGGCAAAGCAATCCGACGTGGTGGTCGCCTTCACCGGACTGTCGCCGGAGCTTGAGGGCGAGGAGATGCCGGTGCACGTGGAGGGCTTCAGCGGCGGCGATCGCACCAGCATCGACCTGCCCAAGGCACAGGAGCGCTTGCTGGAAGCGGTAGCCGCGACCGGCAAGCCGGTCATCGTCGTGAACCTGAGTGGCAGCGCCATCGCCCTGACCTGCGCCAAGCAGCACGCTGCCGCCGTGGTTCAGGCGTGGTACCCCGGCCAGGCCGGCGGCACCGCGATTGCGCGCGTCCTTTCGGGACAGGCCAGCCCCGCCGGCCGTCTGCCCGTCACGTTCTACGCCTCCACCGGCGATCTGCCGGCTTTTACGGACTACTCCATGAAGAACCGCACCTATCGGTACTACACCGGGACGCCGCTGTGGGGCTTCGGCTATGGGCAGAGCTACACCACGTTCCAGTACGGCACGCCGAAGTTGAGCGATGCGACGCTGGCCGCGGGCAAGCCGCTGACCGTAACGGTCCCGGTAAAGAACACCGGCAGGATGGCGTCAGACGAGGTTGTGGAGGCCTACCTGAAAACGCCGCAGCCGGACGGCCCGGCGCGTTCGCTGGTCGGCTTCAACCGCGTACACCTGAACCCAGGCGAGAGCCGCGACGTGACTCTGACCATTGGCGAGCGGTCACTATCGAGCGTGACTGACGCGGGCGACCACGTGATCCTGCCCGGCCACTATGAACTGAGTGTCGGATCGACCCAACCCGGGCCGGGATCGAACGCTGTTACGGCCAGCTTCGACGTGCAGGGAACCACCACTCTTCCCAAGTAA
- the bamA gene encoding outer membrane protein assembly factor BamA, with protein MRNAAGLTATVLPLLLAGLFGPERLQAQASPAPAAAPVAASAPLCAPQVIGNRRIPKESVIARLFSHQGDQYDPATVERDFNQLWNTGYFEDVRIERSEGATGCTQLIVYVREKPTIGEINYKGLNAVTVSDALERLKKAKVGISVESQYDPTRIKRAEVVLRGLLAEHGHQFATVTTEVKTIPPARVNLTFIIKEGPTVKVGKIDFDGNHSISSRTLRSAMKNSKPLGIPHSIILENLFARTFDATKLDEDTERVHYAYRDRGYFKMQPGEPATQVRDVTGFNPFTLHPTHGKRIDIRIPIEERDRYKLGGINFTGYDKTRFQAAALRAQFANKDGEWFNASQFGKGLEALRKAFGSDGWINMVPTPVPRFDEAKKLIYLDIDIDQGKQFFVSRIEFTGNTITRDRVIRRELLLEEGQKYNNQLWELSILRLNQLNYFETLKADQDSETRTNTDEGTVDLLLKLKEKGKNSIGLNGGLSGLSGSFIGLNYETNNFLGLGETLSVIANLGNLSRNLTFGFTEPYFRNKPVSLGIQVYAQKYDFNQAKSYSTTGASQNLSNAQQSLLTNYNTSTTGVTLSVSSPLRHLFRNKGVTRVGASYAITRQNISTFNDNTRNVFETLAFRSGLQSSGNQLNGILTSVLTPNFSFSSVDRAVGPHSGRDFNAALQIAGAGGNVKYISPQISFRQFYPIKGLHITREGHNVLGMRAQVAHVEGFGGEVAPPFNRFYSGGEQELRGFDIRTASPYTFIPNRVNFNLTNPDGSTVPRDPSNAALGNVQIPLPIYRLVQVGGDTSITGNIQYTIPIVSQVNFSFFTDFNMTFNARESQLRQSPLGQSQITSPLYGCPVFTNGACSGGQQVSFPFLLKTVGGTNFVPRMSNGAEISVLLPIVNAPFRIFYAYNSLRLYETVPQQFAVQTDPKNPNNTFRSFFPNTGAGAYTYAQALQLYGANYILREPRKTFRLSVSTTF; from the coding sequence ATGCGAAACGCAGCCGGCCTGACCGCCACTGTTCTTCCCCTGCTGCTGGCCGGCCTTTTTGGTCCGGAGCGACTCCAGGCGCAGGCAAGCCCCGCTCCCGCTGCGGCGCCCGTTGCCGCCTCGGCACCGCTGTGCGCTCCCCAGGTGATCGGCAATCGGCGCATTCCGAAAGAGTCGGTGATCGCGCGCCTGTTCTCGCACCAGGGTGACCAGTACGACCCGGCTACCGTCGAGCGCGACTTCAACCAGCTTTGGAACACCGGCTACTTTGAAGACGTTCGTATCGAGCGGTCCGAAGGTGCCACCGGCTGTACCCAGTTGATCGTCTATGTGCGCGAAAAGCCCACCATCGGCGAGATCAACTACAAGGGACTGAACGCCGTCACGGTCAGCGATGCTCTGGAGCGACTGAAGAAGGCCAAGGTCGGCATCAGCGTGGAGTCGCAGTACGACCCCACCCGCATCAAGCGTGCCGAAGTAGTTTTGCGCGGTCTGCTTGCCGAGCACGGGCACCAGTTCGCCACCGTCACCACTGAGGTGAAGACGATTCCGCCGGCGCGCGTGAATCTGACCTTCATCATCAAGGAAGGTCCGACGGTCAAGGTCGGCAAGATCGATTTCGACGGCAACCACTCCATCTCGTCGCGCACGCTGCGCAGCGCGATGAAGAACTCCAAGCCGCTCGGCATTCCGCACTCGATCATCCTGGAAAACCTGTTTGCGCGCACGTTCGACGCGACCAAGCTGGACGAGGACACCGAGCGCGTTCACTACGCCTACCGCGACCGCGGCTACTTCAAAATGCAGCCGGGCGAGCCTGCAACCCAGGTGCGCGACGTCACGGGCTTCAACCCGTTCACGCTGCACCCTACCCACGGCAAGCGCATCGACATCCGGATCCCGATCGAAGAGCGCGATCGCTACAAGCTGGGCGGCATCAACTTCACCGGGTATGACAAGACCCGCTTCCAGGCGGCGGCGCTGCGTGCGCAATTTGCCAACAAGGACGGCGAGTGGTTCAACGCGTCGCAGTTCGGCAAGGGACTTGAAGCTCTGCGGAAGGCCTTCGGCTCTGACGGCTGGATCAACATGGTGCCCACGCCGGTACCACGGTTTGATGAAGCTAAAAAGCTGATCTACCTGGACATCGACATCGACCAGGGCAAGCAGTTCTTTGTGTCCCGCATTGAGTTTACGGGCAACACCATCACGCGCGATCGCGTCATTCGCCGCGAACTGCTGCTGGAAGAGGGGCAGAAGTACAACAACCAGCTCTGGGAACTGTCCATCCTGCGGCTGAACCAGTTGAACTACTTCGAAACGCTGAAGGCGGACCAGGATTCCGAAACCCGCACCAACACCGACGAGGGCACGGTCGACCTGCTTCTGAAGCTGAAGGAAAAGGGCAAGAACTCCATCGGTTTGAACGGCGGTTTAAGCGGTCTGTCGGGATCGTTCATCGGCTTGAACTACGAGACCAACAACTTCCTCGGCCTTGGCGAAACGCTGAGCGTCATCGCGAATCTCGGCAACCTGTCGCGCAACCTGACCTTCGGCTTCACCGAGCCCTACTTCCGCAACAAGCCGGTGTCGCTCGGCATCCAGGTGTATGCGCAGAAGTACGACTTCAACCAGGCGAAGAGCTACTCGACGACCGGTGCCAGCCAGAACCTGTCGAACGCACAGCAGTCGCTGCTGACGAACTACAACACGTCCACGACCGGCGTCACGCTGTCTGTGTCGTCGCCGCTGCGCCACCTGTTCCGCAACAAGGGTGTGACCCGCGTCGGCGCGTCCTACGCCATCACCCGGCAGAACATCAGCACCTTCAACGACAACACGCGTAACGTATTTGAGACGCTCGCTTTCCGCAGCGGCCTGCAGTCCAGCGGCAACCAGTTGAATGGCATCCTGACCAGCGTTCTGACGCCGAACTTCAGCTTCTCGTCAGTGGATCGCGCCGTGGGTCCGCACTCCGGCCGCGACTTCAACGCCGCTCTGCAGATTGCGGGCGCCGGCGGCAACGTGAAGTACATTTCGCCGCAGATCAGCTTCCGCCAGTTCTACCCGATCAAGGGCCTGCACATTACGCGGGAAGGGCACAACGTGCTCGGCATGCGTGCGCAGGTGGCACACGTAGAAGGCTTCGGTGGCGAAGTGGCTCCGCCGTTCAACCGCTTCTACTCGGGCGGCGAACAGGAACTGCGCGGCTTCGACATCCGCACGGCGTCGCCTTACACCTTCATTCCAAACCGCGTGAACTTCAACCTGACCAACCCGGACGGTTCCACGGTTCCACGCGACCCGTCGAACGCCGCGCTTGGCAACGTACAGATTCCGCTGCCGATCTACCGCCTGGTCCAGGTGGGCGGCGACACCTCGATCACTGGCAACATCCAGTACACGATTCCGATCGTGTCGCAGGTGAACTTCTCGTTCTTCACCGACTTCAACATGACGTTCAACGCGCGTGAAAGCCAGTTGCGTCAGAGCCCGCTGGGTCAGTCGCAGATCACCAGCCCGCTGTACGGCTGCCCCGTGTTCACCAACGGCGCGTGCTCCGGCGGTCAGCAGGTCAGCTTCCCGTTCCTGCTGAAGACGGTGGGCGGCACCAACTTCGTCCCGCGCATGTCCAACGGCGCGGAAATCAGCGTGCTCCTGCCGATCGTCAACGCTCCATTCCGCATCTTCTACGCGTACAACTCGCTGCGTCTATATGAGACGGTGCCGCAGCAGTTTGCCGTGCAGACCGATCCGAAGAACCCGAACAACACCTTCCGGTCCTTCTTCCCGAACACGGGCGCGGGCGCATACACCTATGCGCAGGCGCTGCAACTGTACGGTGCGAACTACATCCTGCGTGAACCGCGCAAGACCTTCCGTCTGTCGGTCAGCACCACCTTCTAA
- a CDS encoding glycosyltransferase family 2 protein, with product MLLALSLLCSGCAALPAVLTIVNLREYQPPPPVPKGGKRRAVAVCIPARNEEGGIAACVESVLRSELVLLEVVVADDHSTDRTAAIVQAISQRDSRVRLLEAPTLPAGWNGKQHACWIAAQNVLNGAAIETANGGSRAEVPDAPLLCFLDADVRLEPAALDRMAALLHDTGAALVSGFPQEETGMPMEWLLLPLIHFVLLGYLPLWLLRLYNSPGFAAGCGQFLLVEPESYVRSGGHSAIRHTMHDGLLLPRLLRQHGYGTRLADLTGLARCRMYHSAAATWRGLAKNATEGMAAPAAILPFTFLLGFGAVLPVPLLIVALTAKTASTSAVLFAWAAVVLSYLPRLLEVRRFRQRGVSAALHPVGVATLLVLQWYAFVRKLIGRPAAWKDRAYQAN from the coding sequence ATGCTGCTTGCCCTCTCGCTCTTGTGTTCGGGATGCGCCGCCCTTCCGGCGGTGCTGACTATTGTGAACCTGCGCGAGTACCAGCCCCCTCCGCCGGTACCGAAGGGCGGGAAGAGGCGGGCGGTTGCTGTCTGCATTCCGGCCCGCAATGAGGAAGGCGGCATCGCGGCGTGTGTGGAGTCCGTTCTGCGATCGGAGTTGGTTTTGCTCGAGGTTGTGGTGGCGGACGATCACTCCACCGATCGGACCGCCGCCATCGTGCAAGCGATATCGCAGCGGGACAGCCGCGTGCGACTGCTGGAAGCACCCACGCTGCCGGCCGGATGGAATGGAAAGCAGCATGCCTGCTGGATTGCCGCGCAGAACGTGCTCAACGGGGCCGCAATAGAGACGGCAAACGGAGGCTCGAGGGCGGAGGTGCCCGATGCGCCGCTGCTCTGCTTCCTGGACGCGGATGTACGGCTGGAGCCGGCGGCGCTGGACCGCATGGCGGCCCTGCTGCATGACACGGGGGCAGCGCTGGTAAGTGGATTCCCCCAGGAGGAAACCGGCATGCCGATGGAGTGGCTGCTGCTGCCGCTGATCCACTTTGTTCTGCTCGGCTATCTTCCACTGTGGCTGCTCCGGCTCTACAACTCGCCGGGGTTTGCGGCGGGGTGCGGGCAGTTTCTGCTGGTGGAACCGGAAAGCTATGTACGCAGTGGCGGGCACAGCGCGATCCGCCACACCATGCATGACGGCCTGCTGCTGCCGCGCCTCTTGCGGCAACACGGCTACGGGACACGGCTGGCCGACCTGACCGGCCTGGCGCGATGCCGCATGTATCACTCCGCCGCGGCAACGTGGCGAGGCCTGGCCAAAAACGCGACGGAAGGCATGGCGGCACCCGCTGCGATTCTGCCGTTCACTTTTCTGCTCGGCTTTGGAGCGGTGCTGCCGGTTCCGCTGCTGATCGTGGCACTCACGGCTAAGACGGCGTCGACCTCAGCCGTCCTGTTCGCCTGGGCGGCGGTGGTGCTCAGCTATCTACCGCGGCTGCTTGAGGTGCGCCGATTTCGCCAGCGTGGCGTGAGCGCGGCACTGCACCCCGTTGGGGTGGCCACATTGCTGGTGTTGCAGTGGTACGCGTTTGTTCGAAAGCTGATCGGCCGCCCGGCGGCGTGGAAGGACCGCGCCTACCAGGCGAACTGA